One genomic region from Ignavibacteriales bacterium encodes:
- a CDS encoding FAD-dependent oxidoreductase, whose amino-acid sequence MKKKIVVIGAGNSGLTSAYLLSKKGFDVTVIEKIMLLADQ is encoded by the coding sequence ATGAAGAAAAAAATTGTAGTAATTGGTGCAGGTAATTCAGGGCTAACATCCGCATATCTTTTATCAAAAAAAGGATTTGATGTTACGGTTATAGAAAAAATAATGCTGTTGGCGGATCAATGA